GGGCCACCGCAAAAGTTTTACGGGCCGGGTTGCGTTTACGGTGTCTGTTCTGGCAGACAAAACGGCCCAAACCCGTATAATCGCCGGAATTTTACGGTTCCGGCAATTAtacgggatctgctagagatgctcttaccttgttgaaggcattgctcggactgatttttcaaggtgaaaacctagattctggcCATGAGTTCATGACCGCTCGGATCCGGTGACGGCGGCGATTGAGCGTCGCTCActtcctaaaggcgttgttgttgaagAACCTCATTGTCCATATGGGGTCTTGAGATAATTTGTGCGAATATGGTCTTTCATGTAGTTTACCGATCCGATCACTTTGGATTTTATTTCGTCTCGTCCATGCGTAGCTTTGgtattatatgactttgctatttgcatgtgtgttttttatgtgttgatgttgacTGTGTGCATCCTGACTATGTAGAGGACGGATGTGTGTTCATCATGTTTGTATTCTCATGATACTTTATTTTAAGCTAATAAAATGGATCTTTTTTCAAAAAAAACGTGGAAACGCGTTAAGTCCGTGGCGACGAAGCTCAGTTGACTCGCTGTTGACTTCTGATTTTATATAACACATGGTGCGCAAACCGCAGAGCATCCAAgctagccaaaaagaaaagagaaagaaagatcGCGCGCAGGAACATGCCCACGCCCTCGCAATCCAGGCTGCTGCCACTGACAGTCCAGCTTGTACTCATTCTTGCAGGCGCAGCAGCCATGGCCGGGGTTGAACTAGATGAGCAGCTGCCGATCACACGTCCGGGCTGCCCTGACAAGTGCGGCAACATGAGCATCCCGTTCCCCTTCGGCCTGATGCCCGGCTGCTTCCGCGAGGGCTTCCAGGTCACCTGCGACCACTCCGTCGACCCCCCTCGAGCGTTCCTCGCCGACACCGATACCAACCGCATCACGGTCACAGACAGCGACGCCTCGGCGGCCTCCGACGCCGCCGCCTATCTGGGGTACAACACCTCGTATTTTCCAGTGGAGCTCGTGGACATGTCAGCCGACAGGAGCCAGGCGCGGGCGTACGGCCCCATCACGTCCGGCTGCAGCACCAACAGCACCCAGTACAGGTTCCAAACCCAGGCCATGACGCTCGGCATCACGGAGGGGCCGTTCGCCGTGTCGCAGACGCTCAACGTCGTCGTCGGCGTGGGCTGGAGGGTCGACGTCGTCATGGACGGCTCGACCACGCCCGTCTGCCGCACTGGCACGGAGCGGGAGCTCGCGGCGAGGAACGGGTCGTGCGCGGGGCAGGGCTGCTGCGAGGCCGCCCTGCCCCCGGTGCCGGAGTACGGCAGCGTCGAGCCGGGGCTCGTGGTCCCGAACGAGAACGCCCTGTTGAGGTCCAGCCCGTGCTCCTACGCCATGGTGGTCGAGAAGTCGCGCTACGTCTTCTCCACGCCGGACCTGTACGGCGACACGCTGCTCATGGAGAGTTTCCCCGTGGTGCTCGACTTCGCCATCGTCGGGAACGCCTCGTGCCCGGCGAAAGGCCAGCGGCCACCTCCGGACTACGCGTGCGCCAGCAGCAACAGCTACTGTGTCAACGCCACAGTTGGCCTCTCGGGCTATGCACTCAGCTACGTGTGCAAATGCTCGGAGCACTACGAGGGCAACCCGTACATCGCCGATGGATGCCGAGGTACTATCTCAATCAAGTTAACAATTCGTTGACCTACTAGTAGCAGTAGCACACTCCATCCTGTCTTAGACGAGTAATTAACTAACTCAAGCTTAATTAATTTCATATCCTTAATTTTATCTTCTCAAGACATCGATGAGTGCAAGTTCCCCGATCTATACTACTGCTCGAGCAAAGGCATATGCAAGAACAGGTTGGGAGGATATGATTGTC
Above is a window of Triticum dicoccoides isolate Atlit2015 ecotype Zavitan chromosome 5B, WEW_v2.0, whole genome shotgun sequence DNA encoding:
- the LOC119312271 gene encoding wall-associated receptor kinase 1-like; its protein translation is MPTPSQSRLLPLTVQLVLILAGAAAMAGVELDEQLPITRPGCPDKCGNMSIPFPFGLMPGCFREGFQVTCDHSVDPPRAFLADTDTNRITVTDSDASAASDAAAYLGYNTSYFPVELVDMSADRSQARAYGPITSGCSTNSTQYRFQTQAMTLGITEGPFAVSQTLNVVVGVGWRVDVVMDGSTTPVCRTGTERELAARNGSCAGQGCCEAALPPVPEYGSVEPGLVVPNENALLRSSPCSYAMVVEKSRYVFSTPDLYGDTLLMESFPVVLDFAIVGNASCPAKGQRPPPDYACASSNSYCVNATVGLSGYALSYVCKCSEHYEGNPYIADGCRDIDECKFPDLYYCSSKGICKNRLGGYDCPCKPGMRGDGKLGQCVEKFPLVAKAIVGIIGGISIIVVISFLVLLRKERRKTREFYEKNGGPTLERAKNIKIFKKEELVPILKESNLIGRGGFGVVYKGTLGKEQVAVKQPISGSLLENDQFANEVIIQSQVIHKNIVRLIGCCLEVGTPLLVYEFLSGGSLDDILHSKDKKPLNLDIRLSIAVESADGLAYMHSKTNTKILHGDVKPANILLDDKFVPKISDFGISRLIAGDKEHTRRVIGDMSYMDPVYLQSGLLTEKSDVYSFGVVLLELISRKKTTHSDNNNLVKSFLEVHNNENRITELFDNEIAAAEDLELLQNLAGIAVECLNLDVDQRPAMTDIAHRLLILNKSRRP